The following nucleotide sequence is from Solidesulfovibrio carbinolicus.
ACGGCTGGAGCCATGGCGAAGTGAGCGGACGCTGGACCGACGGGACGCGAGCCCGCTTGCGCCTGGGGCTGCCCGAAGCCGCCAGGGCGGGCTTTGTGCTGGAACTTTCGGGACATCCCTACCCGGGAGGCGGCGCGCCCCTGGTCATGACGCTGACGGCGGACGGCCGACCGGCAGGACGCTTCGCCTGGCCCGGCGCTCCCGAAAACCTGGACGCCGCCCTGTGCTGTCTGCCCGGCTCCCAGGGGTTCCCCTCCCAGACGGACATCGTCTTTTCCTTCGACGGCGCGGCCTCGCCGGCTTCCCGGGGCGAGTCCGACGACGAACGCCTTCTCGGCTTTTTCCTCACGCGGCTGCGGATCGCGCCCCTCGGCCGAGAGGAAGCGTGACCGAAGCATTCCCTGCGGCAGGGGACGCCGCTACTGGGGCCTGCCCCTTGCCGACCGTCCGGCAGGCCCGCCAGAGGCGCCGGCCGTCGCTTGGCGCGAAAAGGCTTACCGACAGGCACCTCTTGACCCGTCGCGGCCTTGGCTGCCTGCTTGGCTCATGACTTGCCCCAGAGTGAGCCCCAGCTCGGCCATGTCCACGGGCTTGACCAGATAGGCGTCCACGCCCGCCTCCAGGGCGGCGCAGCGGTCCTCGGCCAGAGCATGGGCGGTCAGGGCCACCACGGGCATGGTCCGGGCGGCCGGCCCGGCCTCGCCCCGCCGCATGGCCCGCACGGCCGAAAGCCCGTCCAGCTCCGGCATACGCATGTCCATGAGCACGCAATCAAACGTGCCCTCGGCCAGGGCGGCCAGGGCCTGACGGCCGTTTTCCACCAGTTGGGGCCGGCAGCCCAGCTTTTGGAGCATCACCCGGATGGTCAGGCGGTTGACGGCCTCGTCCTCGGCCACCAGCACCCGCTTGCCGGCCAAGGGGGCCGGCTCGCGGACCGGGCGCGCCGGTTCCGACTCGGGCAGGGCAAAGGGCAGGGTGACGCGCACGTCGGTGCCCCGGCCCACTTCGCTAGCCAGCATGATTTCCCCGCCCATTTCCTCGGCCAGGCCCTTGGCAATGCAAAGCCCCAGCCCCGCCCCGCCAAACAGCCCAGCCCCGTGGGGCCGGGCCTGGGCAAAGGGTTCGAACAACCCCGGAAGCTGCTCCCGCGGGATGCCTATGCCGCTGTCGGACAGACCAAAGCGCAGCAACAGCGGCTCGTTGCCGGGCACAGTTTCCACGGACAGGACCACCTGGCCCTCGGTCGTAAATTTGATCGCGTTGCCGGCCAGGGCGAAAAGGATCTGGCGCAGCCGGGCCGCGTCGCCGCGAAGATGCCGCGGCACGTCCGGGGCCACCCGCTGCACGAACCGCAAGCCCTTGATGTTGGCCTCGTACGTCAAGGAGGCGGCCACCGGGGCAATGGCCTCGTCAAGGTCGAATACTTCCTTGGCCAGACGCACCTGACCGCCCTGGATATTCGTCACCTCCAAGAGGTCGGACAAAATCCGCAAAAGGCCCCGGGCCGATTCCATGGCCGTGTCCAGATAATCGGCCACCTCCTCTCCGGGGCAGGCCGCCTGGGCCAGCTGGAGCATGCCCATGATGCCGTTTAAGGGGGTGCGCAGTTCATGGCTCATCTGGGCCAGAAAGGCGGATTTGATGGCTCCGGCCGCCTCGGCCTTGGTCAGGGCTGCGACTCGCTGTTTTTCCAGGGCCTGGCGGGCCGAGACGTCGCGAAACATGACCTGGACCGTGCCGGCCTGCTTGTCCAGCAGCCCGAAGGACACGGCCACGGGCAGGTACGTGCCGTCGGCCCGGCGGTAACGCCGGTCCATGTGGCGCGGCCGGCCGCCCAGGGCCGCCCGGTGGTTGTCGTCGGGCGAGGTCGCGGCCTGGTCGTCGGGATGCACGATATCGGCCATGTTGGCCCCGACCAGACCGGCCCGGTCATACCCGAGCAGGCGCAGGGCCATGGGGTTGGCCTCAAGAATGCGGCCGGTCGCGTCGCCGACCAGAATGCCCATGGCCGATTGTTCGAAAAAAAGCCGCCAATACCGCGCATCGTCCGACCTGTCGGCGCGGGGCGCGTCCTTGGAGCCACCGGGGGCTGAGGCTGGTTGTTCCGGGCTGGTCATGGCGGCGTCACCGATCCGGGGGAGCTTGGGGTCCGCGGGTCTGTCATTGGCCGGTCGGCCAAGCCGTATCGGGGAACAGCATAACATGAGGGGACAGCCGTTTGGCAAGCGCCGTCCAACCCCCTCGCCAGAAGACAGCGACGGTTTTTTGGGATAGGGAAAGCCAATGGGAAACCCTCTGCGAGCCGCCATCGCCGCTATGACGCTCCTGGCCTGGGCCTTTGCAGCCGCCCTGGTCGGGCCGGTCCAGGCACAGACAGCCGCGCCGGCGGTGCTGCTGCTCAGTTCCTACCACCACGGCGACCCGTGGTCGGACCGGATCGTGGCCGGTTTTCTCGAACGTCTGCCCCCTTCCAAGGCCCAGGTGTTCGTGGAGCACCTCGACGCCAGGCGCTTTTCCGAAACCGAGGACCGCAGCGACCTCGCCGACTATCTGGCCGCCAAGTACGCCCACGTGCCCGTCGCCGTCCTGGTCGCCAGCGACGACGCCGCCCTCAATTTCTGGCTGGCCCGCCGCGAAACGCTCTTTCCCGGCCGGCCCATCGTTTTTTGCGGGGTCAACGACTTCACCCCGGACCGTCTCGCCGGCCAGACCGACATCACGGGCGTAGGCGAGTCGCCAGACGTGGTGGGTACCCTGGAGCTGGCCCTGGCCCTGGCCCCGTCGGCCCGCACTGTGCTGGCCCTGACCGCCGACGACACAGCCTCGTCCCGGGCCAACATCGCCCGGTTCCGCCGGGCGGCCCGGGCCCTGGCCGGCCGGATGCGGCCTGTTGAACTGCAAAACGTCAGCCTGGAGGCGGCGAAAAAAGCCCTGGTCGCCGCGCCCCGCGACGCCGTGGCCGTGCGCCTGGCCCCCCTGAAAAGCGAAACAGGCGCTGCGCCGCTGATGGGCGAGGATCTGGCCGCCTTGGCCGCCGTTTCCCAGATCCCCATCTTCTGCCTGTGGGACTTCGACCTGAGCCTTGGCGCGGTGGGCGGCCGGGTGCTGCGCGGCCAGGACCAGGGCCGGGCCGCCGCCGCCCTGGTGGAACAGGTGCTGGCCGGCAAGTCGCCGTCCGACATTCCCGTGGCCGACGTGCCGGCCGAAACGGTCCTGGACCAGGCCGTGATGGCCCGCCTGGGCCTGCCCCTGGACCGGGTGCCCAAGAATACCGTCTTTGAAAACGCCCCGGCGTCCTTATATGAACGCCACAAGGGCCTTTTTTGGGCCGGCGGCGCGGCCCTGGCCGTGTCGTTGCCCGGAGCCCTGGTCCTGCTCATCCTCCTGGCCGGGCGGCGGCAGGCCGAAACGCGGCTGGCTGAAAGCGAACGCCGTTACCGGGAGCTGGTGGAATCGGCCAACTCCCTGATCCTGCGCTTCGACGCCGGGGGCCGGCTGGTTTTCGTCAACGAATACGCCGAACGGCTCTTGGGCTATAGCCGGGCCGAGATGCTCTCGGGCAAGGCCGTGTTCTGGCCCTCGGCCCCGCCCGATCTCTCCAGCCTTCTGGCCCGGGCCATGGCCGCGCCCCATTCCCTGGCCGGGGCTGGCAACGAAAATGAAGTGGCGGCCAGAGACGGCCGGCGAGTCTATCTCCAGTGGGACAACCAGCCGCTTTTCGGGCCCGACGGCCGCCCCGAGGGCTGGCTGGCCGTGGGCGCGGACATCACGGCCAGGCGTCTGGCCGAGGAGGCCCTGGCCGCCCGGGCCCTGGCCGAAGAGGAACTGGCCCTTTTCGGCCGGGAACTGCTGGCCGGCGGCGACGACGCCGTGGACCGGGCCCTGGTGCGGCTTCTGAGCGCCTTTTCCCTGGGCCGGGCCATGTGGTTCGACAATGTCGAGGATTCGCGCCTGGGACTGTGCTGTCGGCTGGCCGCCGAGGCCTGCGCGGCCGGACTCGCCCCACGCCGGGACGCCCCGGAAGCGGCCCTGGTGCCTTACAGCATCGACGGCTTCCACTGGGCCGACCGCATGACCGCCGGAGAGATCGTCACCGGCCTGGATACGGATTTTCCCGAAGACCTCCAGGAAATCCTGCGGCTGTTTGAAGCCAGGGCGGTGCTGGCCGCGCCGGTGACCCGAGACGGCCTCTGGACGGGGTTTCTGGTCATCGCCGACGTGCGCGAGCCGCGCCGGTTCACCCGCCAGGAACATTCCCTGCTGTCCACGGCGGCCAGCCTGCTGTCGGTCTATCTGGCGAGGCGATAGTGTCGCGTCCGCGAAAAGCGCATATGGCGTTTTGTAGTCAACGAGCTAAAACCATTCATTTTTCTTAAAAAATACTATCGTATTTTTTAAGGGACGCGGCGCTAACCCTTGCGTCCGGCCACGGTGGGATCGTGGCGCAGGGTGCGCCGCACGAAAGCGGCGATGCGGCCGAAATCGCCCCGCGAAAGCGCCGTCGCCCCCTTGGCCCCAAGCCGCGCCGCCTCGCCGACCGCGTAGCCAAGCTTGTACACGGCCGGCGGCACATGGCGCGAACACCAAGCCACCGTGCCCGGGCGCAGCAGGAAGGCGTAGACCCCGGCCGGGATGCGCTGGAAGGTGAGCAGGTAGAGCATGAAGGCGGCGTAGCTGCGCTGGGGCCGCAGATAAAACGGCCGGCGGTAGATCTCCGTTTCCTCATGCTGGATGCGGCCCTCGGCCTTGGCCCGGCGGTAGAGTTCGGTTTCCGGGAAATAGACCAGGCTGGCGATGGCCAGGCCGAAGGGCTTGGGCAGCCGGGCCAAAAGCCGCACCGTGGCCAGCAGATCCTCTTCTTCCTCCCAGGGCGCGTCGATGATGACGTGATAGTCCGGGGGGAGCAGCTTGTCCCGCCGGGAATGCAGCAACCTGGCCCCGGCCAGAACCGCCTCGTCGTCCTCGGGCCGGCGAAAGATCTCGCGCATCCGGGGGCTGCCGGTCTGGATGCCCATTTCCACGTAGCACAGCCCGGCCTCGATGAGCACGTCGAGCTTTTCGGCCTCCAGGGTCGTGGGCGAGGCCTGGCAGTACAGCGGCAACCCGATGTCGGCCTTGTAGGCCGCCGCGAACTCCCGCAGCCAGTCCAGGCGGCGGGAAAAAAAGGTATCGTCGAAAAGCTGGATGGCCTCGATGAAGGGGTAGCGGGCGATGATCTGCCGCAGCTCGGCCATGACGTGGGGCACGCCGCGGTGGCGGAAGTAAGGCACGCCGCCGCCCCGGAAAAGCGCCTTGACCGTGGGCACGTTGCAGTAGGCGCAGCCATGCGGGCAGCCCCGGTCGGTCATGGTGCGATAGGCCGTGACCAGCCGGCCGTTCCAATGCGGCAGACGCGGCAAAGCCAGGCCCAGGGCCTCGGCGGTCAGCGGCACGATGCGCCCGCGCTCGGGAGCCATGACGTACTGGTCCTGGCCGGAAAAATCGAAAAAGGGCAAGGCGTCGAGGTCCGGGGCCAGGGGGGCCAGGCCGTTGTCGACAATTTCCCCGTCCCGCCGGGTCCATATTCCGGGGATGGCGTCGGCTGGCCGGCCGGTTGCCAGCTCCCGGGCCAGACGGTCCAGGGCCGCCTCGCCCTCGCCCCGGCAGACGAAATCGGCGTGGTCGAGCGCTTCCTCGGGCCGCACCGTGGCGTGGACGCCGCCCCAGACCACCGGAATCCCCAGCCGCTCCCGCACGGCCGCGGTCAGCTGCACGGCCCGGTCGAAATAGTTGGTGAAAAACGACACCCCGACCACGTCGGCCCCGGCGGCCAGTTCCAGGGCCTGGTCGATCACCGTGTCGGCGTAGCGGTAGACGTAGGAGCCGTCCTCCTGGGACAGGCCGATGCTGCCCGGAAACAGCACCAGCCGGACGTCGTGGCCGGCGGCCTTGAGGCTGGCTTGCAGCCCGCGCACGCCAAAGGCCGACAGGTCCGGCGGCGTGGGGGAAAAAAGCACGATCCGGGCCATGGTCAACCGCCCATTTCCAGGAGCTTGGCGTCAATGGCGGCCGTCAAGGCGTCAAAGCCCTCCTGGGCCAGCACCACCAGGATGTCGCCCGTGACCTGGAAACGCTCCAGCACGAAATGGGCCCGCACATAAAGCGTCACGGTCTGGCAGGCGTCGGCCACGGCCAGTAGCGGCTCCAGGCTCTTGGCCGTGGACAGGGGCTGGTAGGTGACGTGCAGCCCCAGCATGACGCCCATGGCCCCGAGCACACCGACCAGGATGACGTTGCCCACCTCGCGCAAGGTGTCCTCGCGCATGTCTTCCGAGGGTTCGTCGATGCCCATGGCGGCGGTGAGTCCGGTGACGAGCTTGGCCGCGTCGCCGTAGGCAAAGGCCAGGGCGGTCATGCCCATCATGGGGCCGACAAAGGGCAAAAACACGCCCTCGCACACGGCCGGGCAACGGCCGGCGGCGGCGGCGGTCAGGGTCGGCCGGTTCATGACGCGAATTTCCGGGGCCGAAAGCTGCACATGGCTTTCGCACATGCGGTTGAGCGCCTCGGCCGCCCGGCCAAGGCCGATGTTGACGCACTCGGCGAGAATGTCCATGCGGGCTTCGAGACTGATTTCCTGGGGCATCAACCGGGTTCCTCCTGTCTGACCCGATCAACATAACCCGGCACGAGGGACTTGGAAATCCCCGGCGGACACAAAAGGGGGACATGGCGCGGCAAACAAAAACCCCAAGACGCCGCCCCACCTTGTGGGCTAGAATAGGCCCACGCGACAATTCCGCCCCAAAGGTGACTGCCCTTATGCACGCACAGCCCATCGTCATTGTCGGCGGCGGCGTGGCCGGCCTGGCCTGCGCCCTGACCCTGGCCGAAGCCGGCCGGCCCTGCCTGGTCCTGGAACGCCAACCCGAGGTCGGCGGCCTGCTGCGCTCGGTCACCCTCGACGGCGTGGTCTTCGACCTTGGCCCCCACGTCCTTTTTCTCGACGCTCCGGGACCGGGCGAGACGTTTTTGCGCGGCCTGCTCGCCGGCGCGCCGGTCATCCGCCGGCCCTTTGCCTTTTCCATCTTCGCCGCCGGCCGGCACTGGAAGTTCCCCAACCATTTCGACTTTTTCCGCTATCCCCTTCGCTACCAATTCGAGGCCCTGGGCGCCGCCCTCAAGCGCCGGGGCGCGCCGCCGCCCGAACCCATCTCGGCCGCTTTGGAGCTGTCGGAAAAATGCGGCCCGGGCCTTTACGACCTGCTTTTCCGCGACCTGTTCGCCAAAAAGGCCCTGACCCCGCCCGAAGCCCTGCACCACCACTGGCTGGCCCGGGTGGACCGCACCATCGACAACGACAAGGAACCCTTCGTGCGCCGGGGCAAGGGGCAGGCCGTATTGGCCGCCCTGTCCAGGCTGCGCCAGCGCTACTGGTACCCGGCCGGCGGCATGGCCGATCTGGCGGCGAGCCTTCGCCGGCGCATCGAGGCGGCCGGCGGCGAGGTGGTCACGAACGTGTCGCACATCGGGCTTGTCCGCGACGGCGGGCGCATCGCCCAGGTCGTGGCCGACGGCCGGGAAATCACGCCGGCCCATGTGGTGTGGACCGCGCCGGCCAACGCGCTTCTGGACGCCCTGGACAGCGACGCCCCGCGCCTGCCCACCGTGGCCATGCGCATGGTCATGCTCACCTACGCCAGAACGGATCGTGTCCCGCGTCCCTACGTCTACAGCTACCACCCCGACCCAGCCATGCAGGCCAACCGCATCTATTACCCGGAGTCGATCTTCGCCCAGCGCGGTCCGGCCGACCGCGAGGGCCTGTGCCTGGAGGTCAACCTCGAGGACACCACCGAACCGGAAGAAAAGACCCTGGCCCGGGCCGTGGCCGACGTGGCCCGGCTGGGGCTGTATCCGGCCCAGGCCTTGCGCGCCTCCAAGGTCGTCACCCTGCCCTCGGCCATGCCGGTCTATCCCCTGGATTACGAAGCCCGCCTGGCCCGGGCCATGGCTCCGGTGCGCGACATTGCCAATCTCCACGCCGTGGGCAGGCAGGGCGGCTTCTATTTCTGCCTGACCCCGGCGGCAGCCTCCCAGGGCCTCAAGATGGCTGACCATCTGCTGGGCCGCGCCCCGGCCAAGGCCCCGGCCAAGAAAAGCCTGCTGGACGCCGGATTGGCCACCAAGGGGGCCGGCCCGGCCGAGCGGATAAAGATCCTCAAGCGCCACGCCCAGGCCATGGTGCGCCACGCCACGCCGGCCAGGTTGTGGAACTTCTTTGCGGCCGAGCGCAACCGGCTGCAAAAACGAACCGTCCTCGACTCCATGCCCTACATCCTCAAGATCGAGACCACCAACATCTGCAACCTGCGCTGCGCCTACTGCTACGACGACCGCCGCGCCCCGCTGCCCGGCGAACGTCCCTACGGCCGCATGACCTTCGAGCAATTCAGGAGCATCATCGACTCTTGCGGCAAGTGGTTGTTCAAGATCAACATGTACGGCTTCGGCGAGCCGTTTTTGTTTCCCGAGACCCTGGAGATGATCCGCTACGCGGCCGACCGCAATATCGGCGTGGGCGTGTCGTCCAACTGCAACCACCGCGACCCGGACCTGCCCCGGCGCATCGTGGCCTCGGGTCTGGAAGTGCTCATCTTCTCCTGCCACGGCGTGACCCAGGAAACGGCCGGCCGTTTCATGCGCGGCGGCAACGCCGATCTGGCCTTGGAAAATTTGAAGGCCATCATCGCGGCCCGCAAGGCGGCCGGACGCAAGACGCCCTTTATCGACTGGCAGTACTGCGTGACGGGATTCAACGAACACGAGATCGAGCTGGCCCGGGAAACGGCGGCCAGGCTCGGGGTGGATCAGGTGCGGTTCATCCGGCCGTTTTTCCCCGAGGACGCGCCCGACGCCTGGTTCTCGACCATGTTTCCGCGCCAGACCCTGACCCACGACCACGAGGCCGCGCCGGGCTGCTCGTGGCTGTACCGCTCGGCCTACGTCAACTGGGACGGCGGACTCATCCCCTGCTGCCGCGACCCGCGCGACCCGAGCGTGGATTTCGGCAACGTCTTTGAAACGCCGCTGCCGCAACTGTGGAACGGGGAAAAGTATCAAGCCGCCCGGACGCTTCTGGCCGATCCGAGCCGGCACGACCTGCGCAAGGGGATCGTGTGCGGGCGATGTCCGGTGACGCGGCCTTGAGGGAGGGGGAGGCCTCCGGCGGCCGGGGGGGATGATCCCCCCCGGACCCCCTCGACGGGAAAAAAGGGTGGTTCGCCTTTATTGGTGGACGTGACCCTAGGACCCGTCAAAGCCCAGGGTCGCCCGGCACTCTCCGGGGCAGGACACGCCAAGGGGCGTGACGCCCGGCGACAGCTCCAGGGCCGGCAGGCTGCGCGTGTCCAGGGCCAGCCGCGCGGCCATGGGGTAGGTTGGCGCGCTCCACAGCTGGACCCCGTCGCCGGTCAGGCGAAACCGCACCCGCACCGTGCCCGTGAAACCGCCAAGGTCCAGGGAAGCCCGGCGCGCCACCCCAAGCCCGTCCCAGCGCCCCGAGCGGGTGCTCAGGAAAGCGTCCAGCAGCCGGTACTCGCCGTCGCCCAGGGCCACCTCGGCCACCGCCCCGTTTTTGCCTTCAGGATCACCAAAAAGCCTTGGAAACCATGTCAATGCCAGGGATTTGGCCGGATAGCCGGTGGTGGCGGCATAGGCTACGAAACACGGCTTGGCGTCGGGGCAGGACAGGGCCGGATCGTTTTGCAGGCGCACGGCAGTGGCGCCGGCGTCGGCCGCGCCCGGGTCGAAACCTTCGGCCGTGAAAAGCGGGGCCAGGACCGCTTCGCCCTCGCCGCCCGGCTCCAGAAAGGCGCGCAGGCAGGCCGGGCCGGACAGGGGCAGCGGCACGGACGCGCCGCCAAGGGTCAGCGTCGCGCCGCCGGGATTGCCGACCAGCGTCACGCCTTCAGGCGAAAAGGCCTTCTGGCCGGCGTTGCTCAAAAGCGCCGGCCGGCCGGGTGATAGGGGCACAGTCCAGGGACAGACGTTTCCCAACGGGTCGAGCACGTATTGCCCCGGAGAGGCCGTGCCGGCCGGACACGGGGCCACCGGGGTGTTGGCGGCCAGCCGGGCCGAGCGCTCAGCCGCCCCGGCCCCGGGCAGGCCGGGGTCGCCGGACACCGTGAGGCGCGCCTCCAGCCGGGTGACGGCCACGGGCTCGCGCTCGAAGCCCGGACTCAGGATAAGGCGCACGGTCAGCGATTTGGCCGGCGGCGGCGGCGCGGTCGGATCGTAAGGGATGAGCGAATCGGCGTCCGGGCCGACCAGGACAAAGGCCCGGCCGGTGGGCGTGTCGTCGTCGGGATAGTCCGTGATCCGGGCGTCCATGGCCAGGGAAGCCAGGGCCACGGTCTGGCCGGGCAGCGGCCTGAACACGTAGGTGGCCTCCCCGGCCCGGCCCCGGTCGGCCAGGACAAGCCCCTCGCCCGTGGCCCGGAGGTTGCGCGAGGCGGCCATTTCGCCAAAGGCCGCGTCCGGCCGGAAATAGGCCGAAAAGGCGGCCGGCGGCAGGATCGGGGCGGCATTTTTCAGGGGCAGGCGGTGGACGGCCACCCCGGCCAGGCTGGCCACGGGCGTCGCGGCCTCGGGCAGAGGCCGGGCCGAGGCGTCGCCGCCGGTCGGAACCAGGACCAGGGCCTCCCGGGCAGCCCGGCCGTCCGGTCCGCCCTGAGGCAAGGACGGCAGAAACCGGCCGGGCAGGTACCAGCGCGTAAAGGCCTCGAAATAGGGCCGCGTCCAGGGATCGGACTCGCGCCACAGGATCAGGGCCGCCCGGGGCGCGGCCGCCTCGTCCAGGGCGGCGGCCAGGGTTTTCAGACGGCTGTCGTCGCGACGATAAAAAAACGGCGCGGCCGGGATATTGGGCGCGGCCAGTCCCAGGCCGAGCAGCAACGCCAGGAGATGGACCGCCCGGCGGGCCGGCAGCCGGGCCAGCAACACCGAGACCCCAAGGCCGGCGGCCAGCAGGGCGGCGAACAGGCAGGGCAGCACGTAACGCACCTGGAAATGGTGGGCCGTGGTGGCCCGGCCCCAGGCCAGGCCAAAGGCGCACGCGAAGAGCAGGCCCACGAGAACCGCCCCGCGCCGCCGGGAGGGATCGGCAAGGCCAAGGATAAGTCCGGCCAAGGCCGGGCCGGCCAGTAGCCAAGGATAGGCCGGCCGGCCCAGAAAGGCGGCGTAGTGGCTGGCGAAGGCGGCAAAAGCCGCTTCCAGGGACCCGCCAAGGGACGCCAGATGGGGCGCGCCCGCGCCAAGCAGATACTGGCGCAGGCCGGCCGTCGCCAACCACCACGGGGCAAAGGCCACAAGAATCAGGACGCAAGCCACGGCCAGGCCGGCCAGGGTGCGCCGCCGCGGCGGGGCCTGGTCGCCCTCGGGCCAGGCCAGGGTCAACCCCGTGGCCAGGACGGCGAAGGCCAGAAAGCCGGCGGCAAGATACGAGGTGTAAAAGGCCGCCGCGCCAAACCAGCCGACCATGAGCCAGTCCCGGCGGTGGCCGCCGGACAGCGCCCGCAGCAAAAACAGCGTCGCCCCGAGGAAAAAGAAACCGAACAGGGCATACAGCCGCACCTGCTGGCTGACGTCCACATGGTAAAGGCTACCCGCCAGGGCCGCCCCGGCGAACAGGCCGCAGGCCGTGCCGCCAAGCCGCCGGCCGATGAGGAACAGCAAGGGCGCGCAGGCCGCGCCGGCCAGGGCCGACGGCAGGCGGGCGAAAAAATCGCTGTGGCCGAAAAACCAGAGCATCAGGTGGACGACGACGTAGTGCAGCGGCGGCTGGAAATCGATAAACGGCGGATACTGCCAGACCGCCCCGGCCACGACGTCGGCCACCGAGGGCTCCGTGGCCCGCATAAGCGTGGTCAGCTCATCGTAAAAGGCGACCGATGGCCCGGCCAGTTCGTACAGGCGCGGGGCCAGGGCCAGGAGAAACAGCACAAGCGGCCAGGGACGGCGGAGGTTTTCGGTAACACGTTTCACGGCCAAGGCATCTATCACGCCGGGCCAGGAGTGCAAGAGGGGGGATGGGCCGGCCCGGCGGCGGCGGCATGACCGCCCTTACGGATCGCGGCCGCCGGCCCGGGCGACGGGCTTAGGCCGTCGGCGCGGCCGGCCGTTTGCGCCGGACCCGGCCCAGCAAGCCGGCCCACACGTCGCGGGGGGCGGGGTCGTCGTCCGGCGACCCCACCAGCACAAGCCGGGGCGCGCGGCCGGCGGCAGCGGCCAGTTCGGCCGTGGCCCGGGCGGCGGCGGCGGCGTCATCGATCCAAGGACGCAGGCAGGCCAGCACGGCGTCGGCGTGGCGGGACAGGGAGCAGGCGTCGCCGCTGGCCCCGGCCGGCGCGGCCGCCACCAGCACGACGTCGAACCGCCGCCCCAAGCCGTCCAGCAGCCCGGCCACGGCCGGCGAATCCAGCAGCCCCTCGGCCGCTTCCGGAGTGAGGGCCGCCTGGCCGGCCGGCAGGGCAAAGAGACCGGGCTCGGGACCCGGCAGGATCACGGCGTCGCGAAAGACCTTGCCGGCGACGGCCTCGGCCAGGCCGGGGCCAAGCGGCAGTCCGAGACGGGCATGGAGGCTTGGCCGGGTAAGAACGGCGTCCACCAGGGCCACGGAGCGGCCCGACCGGGCCAGGGACACGCCCAGCTCCAGGGCCACGTCCAGGGCGTCGGCCGGGCCGGACAGGGCGTCGGCGACGACCAGCACCTTGGGCGGCCGGCCGCTTACGGGAAAAAGCGCGTCGCGAAGCCGCCGCACCGCCTGGGCTCGGGGGAGTCCGGGCCGCCGGGGCAATGTTCCGGCCACGGGCGCGCCCAGGCCGGCCGCGCCGGCCGGGGTGAGAGCGGGATCGAGGTACGCGGCCAGCAGGGCGGCAGTCAGCGCCAGGAACCCGCCGAGCACGATGCCCAGGGCCAGCATGAGCGACAGCTTGGGCCGCATGTAGTCGTCGATGCGCCCCGGAGGCGTGGCCGCCTCCACCAGATGGGCGATGGACAGGTCAAGGGCCTCTCCGGCCACGGCCGCCCGATGAAGCTGGTTTAAGTTGCTGAGAAACAGTTCGCCGGCCGCCGCCCGGACCTTGAGCAGGGCCTCGGCCGCCGCCCGTTCGGGGAAGGCCATGATGCGACCTCCCAGAGCGTCGAGCAGTGACCCGTAAGCGGCGTCCTGGCTTTCCAGGCCGGCGGCCTGGGCCGTGTACTCGGCCGCCCGTTCGTTTAAGAAGGTGAAGGTCGGAT
It contains:
- a CDS encoding glycosyltransferase family 39 protein, whose amino-acid sequence is MKRVTENLRRPWPLVLFLLALAPRLYELAGPSVAFYDELTTLMRATEPSVADVVAGAVWQYPPFIDFQPPLHYVVVHLMLWFFGHSDFFARLPSALAGAACAPLLFLIGRRLGGTACGLFAGAALAGSLYHVDVSQQVRLYALFGFFFLGATLFLLRALSGGHRRDWLMVGWFGAAAFYTSYLAAGFLAFAVLATGLTLAWPEGDQAPPRRRTLAGLAVACVLILVAFAPWWLATAGLRQYLLGAGAPHLASLGGSLEAAFAAFASHYAAFLGRPAYPWLLAGPALAGLILGLADPSRRRGAVLVGLLFACAFGLAWGRATTAHHFQVRYVLPCLFAALLAAGLGVSVLLARLPARRAVHLLALLLGLGLAAPNIPAAPFFYRRDDSRLKTLAAALDEAAAPRAALILWRESDPWTRPYFEAFTRWYLPGRFLPSLPQGGPDGRAAREALVLVPTGGDASARPLPEAATPVASLAGVAVHRLPLKNAAPILPPAAFSAYFRPDAAFGEMAASRNLRATGEGLVLADRGRAGEATYVFRPLPGQTVALASLAMDARITDYPDDDTPTGRAFVLVGPDADSLIPYDPTAPPPPAKSLTVRLILSPGFEREPVAVTRLEARLTVSGDPGLPGAGAAERSARLAANTPVAPCPAGTASPGQYVLDPLGNVCPWTVPLSPGRPALLSNAGQKAFSPEGVTLVGNPGGATLTLGGASVPLPLSGPACLRAFLEPGGEGEAVLAPLFTAEGFDPGAADAGATAVRLQNDPALSCPDAKPCFVAYAATTGYPAKSLALTWFPRLFGDPEGKNGAVAEVALGDGEYRLLDAFLSTRSGRWDGLGVARRASLDLGGFTGTVRVRFRLTGDGVQLWSAPTYPMAARLALDTRSLPALELSPGVTPLGVSCPGECRATLGFDGS
- a CDS encoding FAD-dependent oxidoreductase, with the translated sequence MHAQPIVIVGGGVAGLACALTLAEAGRPCLVLERQPEVGGLLRSVTLDGVVFDLGPHVLFLDAPGPGETFLRGLLAGAPVIRRPFAFSIFAAGRHWKFPNHFDFFRYPLRYQFEALGAALKRRGAPPPEPISAALELSEKCGPGLYDLLFRDLFAKKALTPPEALHHHWLARVDRTIDNDKEPFVRRGKGQAVLAALSRLRQRYWYPAGGMADLAASLRRRIEAAGGEVVTNVSHIGLVRDGGRIAQVVADGREITPAHVVWTAPANALLDALDSDAPRLPTVAMRMVMLTYARTDRVPRPYVYSYHPDPAMQANRIYYPESIFAQRGPADREGLCLEVNLEDTTEPEEKTLARAVADVARLGLYPAQALRASKVVTLPSAMPVYPLDYEARLARAMAPVRDIANLHAVGRQGGFYFCLTPAAASQGLKMADHLLGRAPAKAPAKKSLLDAGLATKGAGPAERIKILKRHAQAMVRHATPARLWNFFAAERNRLQKRTVLDSMPYILKIETTNICNLRCAYCYDDRRAPLPGERPYGRMTFEQFRSIIDSCGKWLFKINMYGFGEPFLFPETLEMIRYAADRNIGVGVSSNCNHRDPDLPRRIVASGLEVLIFSCHGVTQETAGRFMRGGNADLALENLKAIIAARKAAGRKTPFIDWQYCVTGFNEHEIELARETAARLGVDQVRFIRPFFPEDAPDAWFSTMFPRQTLTHDHEAAPGCSWLYRSAYVNWDGGLIPCCRDPRDPSVDFGNVFETPLPQLWNGEKYQAARTLLADPSRHDLRKGIVCGRCPVTRP
- a CDS encoding GumC domain-containing protein, which gives rise to MELRLLLALLWRRRRLMLLVFGLVAGGLTLLTLVCETQYVASAKVYLYHSSTKASLLSRVNLDSAMMGSASLTDAERATYEELATTVPVLGPLVAQLDLTRKRKSLQLVEMIPLVRWAVDNWLPRFGRRPMTYEELTNKSIVHIFFPRPYLKAAMVDDADILEFSSSAESLELAMTLANAAARSFMAREADMRQGECRELAAAAAAELPRARDDYEKALAELGKLRQREKIVDLTAEGEKLVERFYSLSNERDSNRLLLLKAQGMLANVKGQMAKRPEFRKSGESIQRSSLIDSLKLTLRDLYMDLAVAKSRMTAEHPQVKEIEGKIEEAKRLIKGEAQKVFGSETISTDPTFTFLNERAAEYTAQAAGLESQDAAYGSLLDALGGRIMAFPERAAAEALLKVRAAAGELFLSNLNQLHRAAVAGEALDLSIAHLVEAATPPGRIDDYMRPKLSLMLALGIVLGGFLALTAALLAAYLDPALTPAGAAGLGAPVAGTLPRRPGLPRAQAVRRLRDALFPVSGRPPKVLVVADALSGPADALDVALELGVSLARSGRSVALVDAVLTRPSLHARLGLPLGPGLAEAVAGKVFRDAVILPGPEPGLFALPAGQAALTPEAAEGLLDSPAVAGLLDGLGRRFDVVLVAAAPAGASGDACSLSRHADAVLACLRPWIDDAAAAARATAELAAAAGRAPRLVLVGSPDDDPAPRDVWAGLLGRVRRKRPAAPTA